From the Mya arenaria isolate MELC-2E11 chromosome 17, ASM2691426v1 genome, the window tgaataataaaatgttaaacatagcATTACTCTTAATTGGCATGTCAACCTAAGCATTACTATGAATGGCCATGTTTACCATATCCATAATCTGAATGGTCATGTTCTGAATGGTCATGTTTACCATATCCATAATCTGAATGGTCATGTTTACCATATCCATAATCTAAATGGTCATGTTTACCATATCCATAATCTAAATGGCCATGTTTACCATATCCATTATCTGAATGGTCATGTTTACCATATCCATAATCTGAATAGCCATGTTTACCATATCCATAATCTAAATGGCCATGTTTACCATATCCATTATCTGAATGGCCGTGTTTACCATATCCATAATCTAAATGGCCATGTTTACCATATCCATAATCTGAATGGCCATATTTACCATTTCCATTATCTGAATGGCTATGTTTAGCATATCCATAATCTGAATGGCCATGTTTACCATATCCATTATCTGAATGGCCGTGTTTACCATATCCATAATCTAAATGGCCATGTTAACCATATCCATAATCTGAATGGCCGTGTTTACCATATCCATAATCTAAATGGCCATGTTTACCATATCTATAAACTGAATGGCCATGTTTACCATATCCATCATCTGAATGACCATGTTTACCATATCCTTAATCTGAATGGCCATATTTACCATATCAAGAATCTGAATGGCCATATTTACTCTATCCATAATCTCAATGGCCATGTTTACCATATCTATAAACTGAATGGCCGAATTTGTCCTATCCATTATCTGAATGCCCATGTTTATTATATCCATAATctgaatggccatatttatcATATCCATAATCTGAATGACCATGTTTACCATATCCATAAACTGAATGGCCATGTTTACCATATCCATAATCTGAATGGCCATATTTACCATATCTATAATCTGAATGGCTATATTTACCATATCTATAATGTGAATGGCCATGTTTACCATATCCATAATCTGAATGGCCATATTTACCATATCCATAATCTAAATGGCCATGTTTACCATATCTATAATCTGAATGGCTATATTTACCATATCCATAATCTGAATGGCCATATTTACCATATCTTTAATCTGAATGGCTATATTTACCATATCTATAATGCAAATGGCCATATTTACCATATCCATAATCTGAATGGCCATGCTTACCAAATCCATTATCTGAATAGCTATGTTTAACATCATATAAATAATCTGAATGGCCATATTTACCATATCCATAATCTGAATGGCCATGCTTACCATATCCGTAATCTGAATGGCGATATTCACCATATCCACAATCTGAATGGCCATGTTTACCATATCATTAATCTGAATGGCCATATTTACCATATCAAGAATCTGAATGGCCATATTTACTCTATCCATAATCTGAATGGCCATGTTTTTCATATCCATAATCTGAATGGCCATGTTTACCATATCCATAATTTGAATGGCCATGTTTACCATATCCATAATCTGAATGGTCATGTTTACCATATCCATAATTTGATTGGCCATATTTACCATATCCATAATCTAAATGGCCATGTTTACCATATCCATTATCTGAATGGCCATGTTTACCATATCCATAATCTGAATGGCCATATTTACCATATCCATAATCTTAATGGCCATGTTGACCATATCCATAATCAGAATGGCCATGTTTACCATATCTATAAACTGAATGGCCATGTCTGTCATATCCATAATCTGAATGGCCATGTTTACCATATTCATAAACTGAATGGCCATGTTTACCATATCTATAAACTGAATGGCCATGTCTGTCATATCCATAATCGGAATGGCCATGTTTAACATATCTATAAActgaatggccatatttatcATATCCATAATCTGAATGGCCATATTTACCATATCGATAAACTGAATGGCCATATTTGCCATATCTATAATCTGAATGGCCatgtttatcatataaataaactGAATAGCCATGTTTACCATATCCATAATCTGAATTCCCATGTTTATTATATCCATAATCTGAATGGCAATATTTACCATATCTATAAACTGAATGGCCATATTTACCATATCTATAATctgaatggccatatttatcATATCCATAATCTGAATGGCCATGTTTATCATATCCATAATCTGAATGGCCATATTTACCATATCTATAAACCGAATGGTCATATTTACCATATCTATAATCTGAATGGCTatgtttatcatataaataaactGAATAGCCATGTTTACCATATCCATAATCTGAATTCCCATGTTTATTATATCCATAATCTGAATGACAATATTTACCACATCTATAAACTGAATGGCCATATTTACCATATCAATAATCTGAATGGCCATGTTTACCATACCTATATACTGAATGGCCATGTTTACCATATATGTAATGTGAATGGCCATATTTACCATATCTATAAACTGAATGGTCATATTTACCATATCTATAATCTGAATGGCCATATTTACCATATATGAAATGTGAATGGCCATATTTACCATATCTATAAACTGAATGGTCATATTTACCATATCTATAATCTGAATGGCCATGTTCATCATATAAATAAACTGAATAGCCATGTTTACCATATCCATAATCTGAATTCCCATGTTTATTATATCCATAATCTGAATGGCAATATTTACCATATCTATAAACTGAATGGCCATATTTACCATATCTATAATctgaatggccatatttatcATATCCATAATCTGAATGGCCATGTTTATCATATCTATAATCTGAATGGCCATATTTACCATATCTATAAACTGAATGGTCATATTTACCATATCTATAATCTGATTGGCCATGTTTACCATACCTATATGCTGAATGCCCATGTTTACCATATATGTAATGTGAATGGCCATATTTACCATATATGTAATGTGAATGGTCATATTTACCATATCTATAAACTGAATGGCCATGTTTACCATACCTATAAACTGAATGGCCATGTTTACCATATATGTAATGTGAATGGCCATAGTTACCATATCTATAAACTGAATGGCCATGTTTACCATATCTATAAACTGAATGGCTATGTTTACCATATATGTAATGTGAATGGTCATATTTACCATATCTATAAACTGAATGGCCATGTTTACCATAAATGTAATGTGAATGGCCATATTTACCATATCTATAAACTGAATGGCCATTTTTACCATATATGTAATGTGAATGGTCATATTTACCATATCTATAAACTGAATGGCCATGTTTACCATATCTAAAAACTGAATGGCCATGTTTACCATATATGTAATGTGAATGGTCATATTTACCATATCTATAAACTGAATGGCCATGTTTACCATATAGGTAATGTGAATGGTCATATTTACCATATCTATAAACTGAATGGCCATGTTTACCATATATGTAATGTGAATGGCCATATTTACCATATCTATAAACTGAATGGCCATGTTTACCATATCTATAAACTGAATGGCCATGTTTACCATATATGTAATGTGAATGGTCATGTTTACCATACCTATAAACTGAATGGCCATGTTTACCATATATGTAATGTGAATGGCCATATTTACCATATATGTAATGTGAATGGCCATGTTTACCATATATGTAATGTGAATGGCCATGTTTACCATATATGTAATGTGAATGGCCATATTTACCAGATATGTAATGTGAATGGCCATGTTTACCATATATGTAATGTGAATGGCCATATTTACCATATATGTAATATGAATGGCCATGTTTACCATATATGTAATGTGAATGGTCATGTTTACCATATCTATAAACTGAATGACCATGTTTACCATATATGTAATGTGAATGGCCATATTTACCATATATGTAATGTGAATGGCCATGTTTACCATATATGTAATGTGAATGGCCATATTTACCATATATATAATGTGAATGGCCATGTTTAACATACCTATATACTGAATGGCCATGTTTACCATACCTTTAAACTGAATGGCCATGTTTACCATATATGTAATGTGAATGGCCATGTTTACCATATATGTAATGTGAATGGCCATATTTACCATATATGTAATGTGAATGGCCATGTTTACCGTATATGTAATGTGAATGGCCATGTTTACCATATATGTAATGTGAATGGCCATATTTACCATATATGTAATGTGAATGGCCATGTTTACCATACCTATAAACTGAATGGTCATGTTTACCATATATGTAATGTGAATGGCCATGTTTACCATATATGTAATGTGAATGGCCATGTTTACCATATATGTAATGTGAATGGCCATGTTTACCATACCTATAAACTGAATGGTCATGTTTACCATATATGGAATGTGAATGGCCATATTTACCATATCTATAAACTGAATGGCCATATTTACCATATATGTAATGTGAATGGCCATGTTTACCATACCTATAAACTGAATGGCCATATTTACCATATATGTAATGTGAATGGCCATAGTTACCATATCCATTATCTGAATGGCCATGTTTACCATATCTATAAACTGAATGGGCATATTTACCATAGCATCTTTGAATTGCCATGTTTGGCATAGTTTTACTCTAAATTGGTCAACTGgcgttatttatttatctaatttaagtatgtatttaacGGACTTTTGCAGTTGCAAAACGATATATTAGGGGCGTTTATGCACATTGGTTCACAAACAAATCCCTGCTTGCTAATCAGAAAGTGATTTCGTTAAATGGACGACCACagttttgttaataattaaCAGTAAATCGCTGATCAACATTCAAAACCGAAGCCACTAAGACGGTGGCAATAAGACGGTGGCTATGTTTGTTCACAGCGATATTGTTATTCTGCCTTGATAGTTGTTCTTAGAAGTAAAGATATTGTGTTCCAATAATTTACTCAAGCGGGATACAAAAGAGAACAGAAATCAACAAAAAGCAACAGTTATCAGTTTTGAAGgatgtatttttaatttaaataaacaatattatacataaaacaacaatacaatatcAGTCccatgtgtgtgtatgtgcgtgcgcgtattgtgacgtcatcaatGGCACAAACACATTTCCCAGACGATGTACAGGTAACGCTTTCAAGTGTCCGTGTCCGTCTAGATGTTCCCTGTAAACGAAAACATTCGTTATTGCAGATGGATTAAGAATAAAATTGTCGTACAAAACATGTTTGAGCCaagtaaaatttgaaattaaaaatgtgttttaaaagtaatgacATACtgctgatatatatatttatattaaatatcagTATGTACAAAGCATTTTAACTTAGATATCGCAAATACTGAACACACGTTATGATTCCGCCGTTTTAACAGTACAGCCCATTCAatgaacatgtaaaatatataaatataaagaaatttgGGCGCTAACTTACAAGATTTAAATACTTGTCGGGCTACTGAAATTTCCGACAATCGTAAAATCGTCGTTTCTAACGAAGAGATAAAATAAGATGAACAGGAGTCCAATCAGGCTTagaatatctgaaatatttaaaaattgtaaaaacagtttaaaagttgtaaaataatTGTGTGTATTTTTCACCAGAGACTCCCTATTTTAAACGCATGCGTTAAAGCACCTCTTGAACTACTACAAGTGCAGGCTTGCTGCTCTAGGAAGCCTCCAGGCATGAAAAGTACACACGTGGGAAGGGTACATGATTACCTTCTAACGACCTGCAATATTGGGGGCAGACATGTTGCCATATAAAATTGTGGTTGTCCCCGAATTCAATCCAAACAACAATGTAAGCACGAACAATAGGCCAATTAGGGGCAAAAACCCTGAAAATAGATAAGATATGTTGGCACGTTTGTTGTACCTTACAATGCGGTCAGATTTCGTTACAGGGACAAACACTAACCACTGGTAAACCGACAGTAGATCTGGAGTCCGGGCAGCCGTGTTCAGGCAACTAGCATCCATAGGATCAAACTATATCGCTGTACGAGTACCGATCTAACAGAGAATGATTGTACGTACATAATTATCTGAGAATTATCCAACGTAGACGATTCTTTCTTAGAAATAGCCACCCTCGGTTTACCTGTGTATATTTGGTCCCGCAAAGAATCAGATACACAACTTGAAAGTATACATTCAAACTGGTCACGCTTTACACAATTAGTTGGTTGATCTATATAGGAATTCTCGAAATATATCGAAGAAGCTATATTAgtttcaaaatgcaattattttttctacaaAGAAATATCCATAATGAAACTACTTTAGAAAATGTCAGAAATCAAATTCATAAACCATCTTTACGTCATTTCATTACTAGTAATGTATATACAGAAAACACAAAGTATGTCTCAAACTATCGCTTACACCCTCCGGAATCACTGCCACTGCTTGCAGCCCCATATCCCGGATATCCGGCGAACTGGCCCAGCACGAGGCCGGCCAGGCAGGCCATAGCTAACAATGCCACAGCGACAGTCTTCATGCTTAATCGCCTGGAATAGAGCAACAAAGTTATAAAAGGTATCAGCAATGCTCCGATAAAGACTGAATCCTGGAAATATGACATCGTCAAAACAACTGCAACAGACACATGTCAGCAGACCACAGACACAGTTTGTGTGCTTAATAACAAATGCAGGtttataatttgcataaaaagtatcaaagcgGCCCTGTTTATCAACGATCgaatagtaaaaatatttttcgctgTAAAACAGAAAGATGAgatagaaatattattatatgcaCATTTCGATTAACAAgttaaacctttatttttatttttactctaGCAGTTGAGATTAAGTTGATAATCGTtctcttatgcaccagtcaattgtaaccacgcccccccccccacacccaggtacggggaatagcggggactttgacttaaGGTCCACCCAACCCCGGGTCAAATCTCCGCCATGCGGActcgaactgatggtcaaatccccgccaaatgtccccgcaccccagggaacCTAGGTAAGgcaaattccccgctatattttgcgcgaagaaaaaaccaccgcattcacctggcactgcgggaccacctgaaaggtaaaaacacggcccatttccccggctatccccggtatacccccggacctgggggggggggggcgtggttacaattgactggtgcataacgaCATTTTGTCAATACCTCTTGTATAAGATTTTCCCTGTAACACTAAACAATTACAACAttttgactaaataatatggaaGATAGCATAGTGAGGTATAATACTTAGGTAAGCAAGTAATATATAAATGGCGTCGTTATAGTTTAAACCTTCCGGTAATTACGAGGTTGGCTCTTATGCCAAATGACTTTGACTAAAAGAGTTTGCGTTGGGAGAATATGTTGGCATGCATTTAAGGAAAGTAATTTGCATGCGATTAGCTTTATTAGatctaaaacaaaatactgagtgcaaaaaatattcacatggcAAACAGAGCACATGTGATCAACAACAAACGTCTTACGCCATGCATGAATCATCAGTAGTTGTGGAAATTTTATCAccgtaaaaataaatcaaataatgaaatttgtcaatgtaaatatatttgagttttcaGAAAAGAATAATTGCACGTTAACTTGCAACTGTAAGCAACATAGATTAACATAGTCTGACCGAAGAAAGATTGAACGACATAGTcttaaatttgaacttaaaataatgaaactcaCTTACCACCACGAGTTGATAAGACTgtaaactaaaaacaaattcCCAATATCTTATAGTCAGGTGATCGTTTTCTTACCTCAAAATAACGGCCTATTTCCTTGGCGGAAGAGATTACTTCCAAAACAAGTTCGTAGTAATACAAGCTGCTTCCGCTCCTCTTCTTACCGTCCGTTCATAGTCTCAGGCGGTTTACAGGTTTGTATATGGACAGTTATGAGAGGGAAATAACAGTAAAGTCATCTGATACACCCTCTGGACCCGTAGTTTAGAAATCATTCGATTGTTAAAGGTGTATACTTCAACTTTAAAGAATTGAAAGAAATTGTTGAtggaacaaaatttaaatgccCGCTGGTGTTTCTTGTGTGACACTCGGGTGGCATTCTCTTGGCATTTTGGTGGCATTTGTTTCAAGCACTGTAGATCGTAAGCTTGCGCCAACAGACCAAGAAACACTTTGAACAGATTGTTCAGGAAGAGTTAATATAACATGAATATGTTACAAAACTAttgattattttacatataagctCCCacctttaaattgtattaaatctTGTTTAAAGAAAGAATCATGACGGTACGAACAGTATAgtacaaaaataaacttatacaatttcaatattagGAAAGTTAGTTCACCTTTAATTTTGTGATTTAGGTCGATGAAAGGTGTGGTTAAAACGAGTGCCTGTGACAGGCCGTGTTCTGAATGGACATTTATTATGTCCATAAGCCACAATGCTTCAATTAGCTACCAGTCCCCCGTAGAGACTTCTGTCATTCATTTTGATTGACAGTTTATTTTTGAGACGCCCATGGATGGGAACGAAATTCCATCCAAAGAAACACTAAGTTTAAACTCAAACTGAGGCTCTTGGTAAATCTTGCgttctaaaaatagcacataGGAAGTGATTCGTTCGTTTTATTGGTCGTATAAAGTTATTCGACCATTTCCGACACTTCCACAGAGCAAGGATTCTGTCATTGAGACCGGCCATACAGTAAGTATATATATCGTTTCAATATAACTTAGGTTCAAGGCAAGGCAAGGACATGTTAGTGTTGATTTCTTCTGTTCATCATTCCAGAGATAAAGAATAAAGATACCATTGCATGTTATTTTTGAATAGTCACCTAAAAAGATGAATGTTTTGTTGAAGTTAATATTAATTGCAACTCTTTCGAAGCTAGATAATTTGTGATATATACTAGTACAataagatttttgatttttgcaGAGAGCCATGAAGCTGGTCAGTCTTGTTTTCCTGGCAGCCGCCAGCTTGATGCTCGCGGAGGTATCGGCCCAGTACTACTATCAGCCCCAGCAGGtaggcggcggcggcggcggagGATGGTGGTCAAGTAAGTCATGCAGTTTATTGAAAATACACAGAAAACGTATTGTATTTCAACCACGCGAATTCATGCAGTGTTTATAAACCAAACAGTCATGCTTTTTGGcgttatattaataaatttgcGCATTGTAAATGAGTTAAGAGAAAAATGTGCACAaggtcaatgttttttttatagtatagattaatacattgtttatacGAGTATTGCCGTGGCACCAGACTCAGTCTGATGACTTGATGCATACACATGAACTGCTTTACCAATCAGaacacaacttttcaaattatgcTTGCAAATACATGCGCATGGAAAGTGGCGTTACTGAAATGTTCAGACATATACAAGTGCTTGAGGGCAGTTGACGTTTCGTGTATTCCGTTtctaaaactgaaaacaaagtCTAGGAATTTCAAAGTAAAATGTCGGCAAAAATGacaggtaaaaataaaattggtaatattgcaaatttcttttattttctatttttcagtTTTGCCCCTGTTGTTTTTACTCTTAATCTTCCCTCTCTTCACTCAATCCAATGACAAGCTGATTCTGATGAACTCTTCTGTAATATAGACAGACGGAAAATAGAAATGTAAGAActagattttattattttataaagtttgCGTATTTGTCTATTTGTCTATTTTCAGTTTTGCCCTTGTTGATTCTTCTCCTCTTTTTACCATTCTTGAACCAATCCAATGAGCAGCTTGtaatgatcaactcttcatttAACGGATAAATGTAAGAAACAAACTATCTTCGAAATTTAATGGATTGGTCTCATAAAAATCGAAGTTTAATACAGATTCTAGAAAAATACAGTAACAAGCAAGTCTGACGTGTGATACTAAAGTTGTCAACTTTTATGAAggcattaaattttaaatctttATGAATTGATCATACAAGTTTCAAGATGATAAAAACTGTTTAATCGTCACAATTAAAGAAACTGTTAAAGTACAttgatatatgaaaatatagcGATTTTGCATAGTTTCGTATCTTTATTTCAGAACCGGTCACCAACTCGGGATCAAAGTAGATTGGACATCCTTAACACCGTTTGTTTTCTTGACCGCCATATTGGCTACTTCGACAATGTCTTGATATGAAATGGCGAACCCCTCTCAGCTTGCGTGACTTGTGTTGTTGTGTAttgtaatgttaatgttttgtttctttttcctTTCTTCTTTTTATGCATTGTGTgatgatttattattaaaaaaccATGTCTGCAGGATGACGTCGTAAATTATTGtgttgcgttttttttttcgttgaGGCATAGTTGGGTTAATATCTAAATCAAATCAACAGAGACAAAGGGATCAATTCGTTTACATCTCGGGAAGATACTTCCTACGTTTTTGAATGGTCACTAAGTTTGATGAAAAGGCAGTTATGTGAAACTATAACATGATGTCTTACTCCAGCTGATACACTcttatgtttcattttcaataagATAATAGATAGATCAAGAGGAAATTttctattgaaaacaatgatctCGAGAAAAGCAGAGTATCTAGTTCGTGTTAATGTAAACACGTATGCATTCCGAGCAAAACGTATTGCAGAAGAACAAAATACATTCAGACTATATATTTAAGATCAACAGTGATCCCGAGAGGACGGAACATGAATAACTGCTCAAATGTCCAGCAATCACAACCACGCGGACAAGCTCACTTACAAATTATCATTCCTCTCATTGTTAAACAGAAGACAAGAAAAGTGTATAGAATATAATTTAACTTTCATAGCTATCCCCGATATTCCAACACGCTATGCTCCATAGTGCAGCGTAGTGTCGCATACGGTTCGTCACCACATACAGTTCGTCACCACATACAGTTCGTCACCACATACAGATCGTCACCACATACAGTTCGTCACCACATACAGTACGTCACCACATACAGATTGTCACCGCATATGCTTCGTCACCACCTACAGTTTGTTACCACATACAGATCGTCACCACATACAGTTCGTCACCACATACAGTTCGTTCACCACCAAATAGATCGTTCACCACCAAATACAGTTCGTCACGACATACAGTTCGTTCACCACCAAATAGAGTTCGTCGCCGCACACAGTTTGTTATCACATACAGATTGTCACCGCATACGGTTAATCACCACATACAGTTCGTCACCACATACAGATCGTCACCACATACAGATCGTCATCACATACCGATCGTCACCACATACAGTTCGTAACCACATACAGATCGTCACCACATACCGATCGTCACAAATTATAATAGTTTGTGCCATAACCACTTATACGCGGCACACAATATATAGTtcttgtttgaaaaaatgatgAGTTTGTAATATACGCGTTCTACTTTCATATTACATATCAAAAAACGATAACTCTGAACTAGTGGCTTGCCTTCTAACTAactgatgaaaataaaacttataataa encodes:
- the LOC128223222 gene encoding uncharacterized protein LOC128223222 — its product is MAIQYIGMVNMAIQIIDMVNMAIQFIDVVNIVIQIMDIINMGIQIMDMIMDIINMGIQIMDMIMDMVNMANQIMDMVNMTIQIMDMVNMAIQIMDMINDMVNMAIQIVDMVNIAIQITDMSSVG